A window of the Linepithema humile isolate Giens D197 chromosome 4, Lhum_UNIL_v1.0, whole genome shotgun sequence genome harbors these coding sequences:
- the CrebA gene encoding cyclic AMP response element-binding protein A isoform X1 translates to MDEYHVSLIDDACTIWEDNERKQNMAFYDAATSSDLKDLWESYFAEPVSGQDVLMSTKEEEWGNVLCTRDTVVLRDRLMTDAALGGPRPIKAEHSYSLLTASPPPSPATPGANPYTPNSGSSSESVGSTTTNTNSTIDFVNLDHKSLDMEEECFPAISINSTSSHIESTSSPLASSTTLTVVLKRDNVVSQEDNECPEIKGEPISAPASPCAPCQSSCDMVDDKSTITILSPHTINHAKTQISHISDSEQEDESYYQSMDIEDMDVEEEYSVVCNGKEVLLSEVKQGLPPTPPSSVNSDTESIASASCSPKRRDSSTQNLRGLLAPRLYVTNPGGTHTTRQPINTPLISNQPKGSTGTLELTEEEKRTLVAEGYPVPTKLPLSKQEEKYLKKIRRKIKNKISAQESRRKKKEYLDNLENKVKKLTNENDSYKNKVSSLEYKNRELLNEVRNLQILLGQKQL, encoded by the exons GTAAGCGGCCAAGATGTCCTTATGAGCACCAAGGAAGAGGAGTGGGGGAACGTATTATGTACGAGGGACACCGTAGTTCTCAGGGATCGCTTAATGACCGATGCTGCCTTAGGTGGACCACGACCGATAAAAGCCGAACACAGCTACAGTTTACTGACTGCCAGCCCTCCACCGAGCCCAGCAACGCCAGGAGCTAATCCTTATACGCCCAATTCAGGTTCCTCTTCGGAAAGTGTTGGTTCAACTACGACAAATACAAATTCCACCATAGATTTTGTTAACCTCGATCATAAGTCTCTCG ATATGGAAGAAGAATGTTTTCCGGCTATTTCGATAAACAGCACTTCTAGCCATATTGAATCGACATCGTCGCCATTAGCATCGTCCACCACCTTGACCGTTGTTCTTAAAAGGGATAACGTAGTATCTCAAGAAGATAACGAATGTCCTGAAATCAAGGGCGAACCTATTAGCGCACCGGCCAGCCCCTGCGCACCTTGTCAGTCGAGTTGCGATATGGTTGACGATAAAAGTACGATAACAATACTGTCCCCGCATACCATTAACCATGCCAAAACCCAGATTTCGCACATAAGCGATAGTGAGCAGGAGGACGAGAGTTATTATCAG AGCATGGATATAGAGGATATGGATGTAGAAGAGGAATACAGTGTGGTTTGCAATGGAAAAGAGGTGTTGTTGAGTGAAGTGAAACAGGGGTTGCCGCCAACACCCCCTAGCAGCGTAAACTCCGACACCGAGAGTATCGCTTCCGCTTCCTGCTCGCCGAAACGCCGAGATTCTTCCACGCAGAATCTCAGGGGATTGCTGGCGCCGCGACTCTACGTCACCAACCCTGGTGGCACTCACACCACTCGGCAACCCATTAATACGCCCTTGATTTCCAACCAGCCG AAGGGATCGACGGGAACGTTGGAACTAacggaagaagaaaagagaactTTGGTAGCCGAAGGGTATCCCGTACCTACAAAGCTACCTCTGTCGAAACaagaggaaaaatatttaaagaaaatacgcaggaaaataaagaataag ATATCGGCACAGGAAtcaaggaggaaaaaaaaggaatatttgGATAATTTGGAGAACAAAGTAAAGAAATTGACAAATGAAAATGACTCGTACAAGAATAAAGTGAGCTCTCTGGAGTACAAAAATCGCGAGTTACTAAACGAAGTGCGAAATCTCCAGATTTTGCTTGGACAAAAACAGTTATAA
- the CrebA gene encoding cyclic AMP response element-binding protein A isoform X4, protein MSTKEEEWGNVLCTRDTVVLRDRLMTDAALGGPRPIKAEHSYSLLTASPPPSPATPGANPYTPNSGSSSESVGSTTTNTNSTIDFVNLDHKSLDMEEECFPAISINSTSSHIESTSSPLASSTTLTVVLKRDNVVSQEDNECPEIKGEPISAPASPCAPCQSSCDMVDDKSTITILSPHTINHAKTQISHISDSEQEDESYYQSMDIEDMDVEEEYSVVCNGKEVLLSEVKQGLPPTPPSSVNSDTESIASASCSPKRRDSSTQNLRGLLAPRLYVTNPGGTHTTRQPINTPLISNQPKGSTGTLELTEEEKRTLVAEGYPVPTKLPLSKQEEKYLKKIRRKIKNKISAQESRRKKKEYLDNLENKVKKLTNENDSYKNKVSSLEYKNRELLNEVRNLQILLGQKQL, encoded by the exons ATGAGCACCAAGGAAGAGGAGTGGGGGAACGTATTATGTACGAGGGACACCGTAGTTCTCAGGGATCGCTTAATGACCGATGCTGCCTTAGGTGGACCACGACCGATAAAAGCCGAACACAGCTACAGTTTACTGACTGCCAGCCCTCCACCGAGCCCAGCAACGCCAGGAGCTAATCCTTATACGCCCAATTCAGGTTCCTCTTCGGAAAGTGTTGGTTCAACTACGACAAATACAAATTCCACCATAGATTTTGTTAACCTCGATCATAAGTCTCTCG ATATGGAAGAAGAATGTTTTCCGGCTATTTCGATAAACAGCACTTCTAGCCATATTGAATCGACATCGTCGCCATTAGCATCGTCCACCACCTTGACCGTTGTTCTTAAAAGGGATAACGTAGTATCTCAAGAAGATAACGAATGTCCTGAAATCAAGGGCGAACCTATTAGCGCACCGGCCAGCCCCTGCGCACCTTGTCAGTCGAGTTGCGATATGGTTGACGATAAAAGTACGATAACAATACTGTCCCCGCATACCATTAACCATGCCAAAACCCAGATTTCGCACATAAGCGATAGTGAGCAGGAGGACGAGAGTTATTATCAG AGCATGGATATAGAGGATATGGATGTAGAAGAGGAATACAGTGTGGTTTGCAATGGAAAAGAGGTGTTGTTGAGTGAAGTGAAACAGGGGTTGCCGCCAACACCCCCTAGCAGCGTAAACTCCGACACCGAGAGTATCGCTTCCGCTTCCTGCTCGCCGAAACGCCGAGATTCTTCCACGCAGAATCTCAGGGGATTGCTGGCGCCGCGACTCTACGTCACCAACCCTGGTGGCACTCACACCACTCGGCAACCCATTAATACGCCCTTGATTTCCAACCAGCCG AAGGGATCGACGGGAACGTTGGAACTAacggaagaagaaaagagaactTTGGTAGCCGAAGGGTATCCCGTACCTACAAAGCTACCTCTGTCGAAACaagaggaaaaatatttaaagaaaatacgcaggaaaataaagaataag ATATCGGCACAGGAAtcaaggaggaaaaaaaaggaatatttgGATAATTTGGAGAACAAAGTAAAGAAATTGACAAATGAAAATGACTCGTACAAGAATAAAGTGAGCTCTCTGGAGTACAAAAATCGCGAGTTACTAAACGAAGTGCGAAATCTCCAGATTTTGCTTGGACAAAAACAGTTATAA
- the Amnionless gene encoding uncharacterized protein Amnionless isoform X2 produces the protein MQWVLLQPVISGCPKSICPGKDYWLWLETVNCSRWSKKGNLFWADPANWNGTSIAAPHLERVPCRQDDVVLPSVNRTLSILLPVREIEVKSIRLSNEQQPFTEWEWEDFQDRREFSRGRFTVKYADPHLATHDCSSCFCQGDSQSDYLEEICAIQRPRCGFTGCEYPLTVEGHCCLYCGGRVYTREKLALMTVQIVADEALEGYAGKVAWHTRRAWDGGVEILIKEKDDYSGITIQEAVENLREMLQRSGIDVMIAETAGAAMKDSRLAVTLGPFFGAALAVIALLLSAFLYFGYSLENVLSGCMEAVSSVRDGIRADKQKHGFARFENVPEGNVQIVNNPGMSGREADGNTEITQVAGGRFENPLYRSKRSKEEHKILDIDAPLSLTILKGKIDDRLQDEEMDTEE, from the exons ATGCAGTGGGTATTGCTGCAGCCAGTGATCTCAGGCTGTCCGAAATCGATTTGCCCAGGCAAGGATTACTGGCTCTGGCTAGAAACGGTCAATTGCAG TAGATGGTCGAAGAAGGGCAATCTCTTCTGGGCCGATCCGGCGAACTGGAACGGCACTTCAATAGCCGCTCCGCATCTCGAGCGTGTCCCATGTCGCCAGGACGACGTTGTTCTGCCGAGCGTGAATCGCACTTTAAGTATCCTTCTGCCTGTGAGAGAAATAGAGGTAAAGTCGATTCGGTTGTCGAACGAGCAGCAGCCATTCACCGAATGGGAATGGGAGGACTTTCAGGATCGTAGGGAGTTTTCCAGAGGTAGATTCACCGTAAA ATACGCCGACCCTCATTTAGCTACGCACGACTGTAGCTCGTGCTTTTGTCAGGGGGATTCTCAAAGCGACTACCTCGAAGAGATCTGCGCCATTCAAAGACCGAGATGTGGATTTACGGGCTGCGAATATCCTCTTACG GTGGAAGGTCACTGCTGCTTGTACTGCGGCGGACGCGTTTACACCAGGGAGAAGCTCGCCTTGATGACGGTACAAATCGTGGCGGATGAAGCTTTGGAAGGATACGCGGGGAAAGTCGCCTGGCATACCAGACGCGCCTGGGACGGAGGAGTTGAAATCCTAATAAAGGAGAAAGATGACTATTCCGGGATTACGATACAAGAAGCAGTAGAGAACCTGCGAGAAATGTTGCAAA GGTCAGGAATAGACGTGATGATCGCAGAAACGGCCGGTGCAGCTATGAAAGATTCTCGATTGGCTGTTACACTTGGACCTTTCTTCGGGGCAGCCCTCGCCGTGATTGCTCTTTTATTGTCGGCCTTCCTCTATTTCGGTTATTCTCTAGAGAA tgTTCTCTCGGGATGTATGGAAGCTGTCTCATCCGTCCGAGATGGAATTCGGGCGGACAAGCAGAAACACGGCTTCGCCCGTTTCGAGAACGTTCCTGAAGGCAACGTTCAAATCGTTAACAATCCCGGTATGAGTGGACGAGAGGCCGACGGTAATACCGAGATAACACAAGTCGCAGGTGGCAGGTTTGAAAATCCTCTATATAGATCCAAGAGAAGCAAGGAAGAGCATAAGATTCTTGACATCGATGCACCTCTCAGTCTCACCATTCTTAAAGGCAAGATTGATGATCGACTGCAAGACGAAGAGATGGACACTGAGGAATGA
- the CrebA gene encoding cyclic AMP response element-binding protein A isoform X3, producing the protein MVIISVSGQDVLMSTKEEEWGNVLCTRDTVVLRDRLMTDAALGGPRPIKAEHSYSLLTASPPPSPATPGANPYTPNSGSSSESVGSTTTNTNSTIDFVNLDHKSLDMEEECFPAISINSTSSHIESTSSPLASSTTLTVVLKRDNVVSQEDNECPEIKGEPISAPASPCAPCQSSCDMVDDKSTITILSPHTINHAKTQISHISDSEQEDESYYQSMDIEDMDVEEEYSVVCNGKEVLLSEVKQGLPPTPPSSVNSDTESIASASCSPKRRDSSTQNLRGLLAPRLYVTNPGGTHTTRQPINTPLISNQPKGSTGTLELTEEEKRTLVAEGYPVPTKLPLSKQEEKYLKKIRRKIKNKISAQESRRKKKEYLDNLENKVKKLTNENDSYKNKVSSLEYKNRELLNEVRNLQILLGQKQL; encoded by the exons GTAAGCGGCCAAGATGTCCTTATGAGCACCAAGGAAGAGGAGTGGGGGAACGTATTATGTACGAGGGACACCGTAGTTCTCAGGGATCGCTTAATGACCGATGCTGCCTTAGGTGGACCACGACCGATAAAAGCCGAACACAGCTACAGTTTACTGACTGCCAGCCCTCCACCGAGCCCAGCAACGCCAGGAGCTAATCCTTATACGCCCAATTCAGGTTCCTCTTCGGAAAGTGTTGGTTCAACTACGACAAATACAAATTCCACCATAGATTTTGTTAACCTCGATCATAAGTCTCTCG ATATGGAAGAAGAATGTTTTCCGGCTATTTCGATAAACAGCACTTCTAGCCATATTGAATCGACATCGTCGCCATTAGCATCGTCCACCACCTTGACCGTTGTTCTTAAAAGGGATAACGTAGTATCTCAAGAAGATAACGAATGTCCTGAAATCAAGGGCGAACCTATTAGCGCACCGGCCAGCCCCTGCGCACCTTGTCAGTCGAGTTGCGATATGGTTGACGATAAAAGTACGATAACAATACTGTCCCCGCATACCATTAACCATGCCAAAACCCAGATTTCGCACATAAGCGATAGTGAGCAGGAGGACGAGAGTTATTATCAG AGCATGGATATAGAGGATATGGATGTAGAAGAGGAATACAGTGTGGTTTGCAATGGAAAAGAGGTGTTGTTGAGTGAAGTGAAACAGGGGTTGCCGCCAACACCCCCTAGCAGCGTAAACTCCGACACCGAGAGTATCGCTTCCGCTTCCTGCTCGCCGAAACGCCGAGATTCTTCCACGCAGAATCTCAGGGGATTGCTGGCGCCGCGACTCTACGTCACCAACCCTGGTGGCACTCACACCACTCGGCAACCCATTAATACGCCCTTGATTTCCAACCAGCCG AAGGGATCGACGGGAACGTTGGAACTAacggaagaagaaaagagaactTTGGTAGCCGAAGGGTATCCCGTACCTACAAAGCTACCTCTGTCGAAACaagaggaaaaatatttaaagaaaatacgcaggaaaataaagaataag ATATCGGCACAGGAAtcaaggaggaaaaaaaaggaatatttgGATAATTTGGAGAACAAAGTAAAGAAATTGACAAATGAAAATGACTCGTACAAGAATAAAGTGAGCTCTCTGGAGTACAAAAATCGCGAGTTACTAAACGAAGTGCGAAATCTCCAGATTTTGCTTGGACAAAAACAGTTATAA
- the Amnionless gene encoding uncharacterized protein Amnionless isoform X1, whose amino-acid sequence MRGSSASFCKTVLCVILISEYSTAVFEKHWLPDLEWQTASNWADGHIPEIDSHVIFPEQTRHAVGIAAASDLRLSEIDLPRQGLLALARNGQLQLSDSRANAKISRWSKKGNLFWADPANWNGTSIAAPHLERVPCRQDDVVLPSVNRTLSILLPVREIEVKSIRLSNEQQPFTEWEWEDFQDRREFSRGRFTVKYADPHLATHDCSSCFCQGDSQSDYLEEICAIQRPRCGFTGCEYPLTVEGHCCLYCGGRVYTREKLALMTVQIVADEALEGYAGKVAWHTRRAWDGGVEILIKEKDDYSGITIQEAVENLREMLQRSGIDVMIAETAGAAMKDSRLAVTLGPFFGAALAVIALLLSAFLYFGYSLENVLSGCMEAVSSVRDGIRADKQKHGFARFENVPEGNVQIVNNPGMSGREADGNTEITQVAGGRFENPLYRSKRSKEEHKILDIDAPLSLTILKGKIDDRLQDEEMDTEE is encoded by the exons atgcgtggTTCTTCTGCATCATTTTGCAAAACTGTGCTCTGCGTTATTCTGATATCGGAGTATTCCACCGCCGTTTTTGAGAAACACTGGCTTCCAGACCTGGAATGGCAGACTGCGAGTAACTGGGCGGATGGTCACATTCCAGAAATTGACAGTCATGTAATCTTTCCCGAGCAAACCCGACATGCAGTGGGTATTGCTGCAGCCAGTGATCTCAGGCTGTCCGAAATCGATTTGCCCAGGCAAGGATTACTGGCTCTGGCTAGAAACGGTCAATTGCAG CTGAGCGATTCGAGAGCGAACGCAAAAATTAGTAGATGGTCGAAGAAGGGCAATCTCTTCTGGGCCGATCCGGCGAACTGGAACGGCACTTCAATAGCCGCTCCGCATCTCGAGCGTGTCCCATGTCGCCAGGACGACGTTGTTCTGCCGAGCGTGAATCGCACTTTAAGTATCCTTCTGCCTGTGAGAGAAATAGAGGTAAAGTCGATTCGGTTGTCGAACGAGCAGCAGCCATTCACCGAATGGGAATGGGAGGACTTTCAGGATCGTAGGGAGTTTTCCAGAGGTAGATTCACCGTAAA ATACGCCGACCCTCATTTAGCTACGCACGACTGTAGCTCGTGCTTTTGTCAGGGGGATTCTCAAAGCGACTACCTCGAAGAGATCTGCGCCATTCAAAGACCGAGATGTGGATTTACGGGCTGCGAATATCCTCTTACG GTGGAAGGTCACTGCTGCTTGTACTGCGGCGGACGCGTTTACACCAGGGAGAAGCTCGCCTTGATGACGGTACAAATCGTGGCGGATGAAGCTTTGGAAGGATACGCGGGGAAAGTCGCCTGGCATACCAGACGCGCCTGGGACGGAGGAGTTGAAATCCTAATAAAGGAGAAAGATGACTATTCCGGGATTACGATACAAGAAGCAGTAGAGAACCTGCGAGAAATGTTGCAAA GGTCAGGAATAGACGTGATGATCGCAGAAACGGCCGGTGCAGCTATGAAAGATTCTCGATTGGCTGTTACACTTGGACCTTTCTTCGGGGCAGCCCTCGCCGTGATTGCTCTTTTATTGTCGGCCTTCCTCTATTTCGGTTATTCTCTAGAGAA tgTTCTCTCGGGATGTATGGAAGCTGTCTCATCCGTCCGAGATGGAATTCGGGCGGACAAGCAGAAACACGGCTTCGCCCGTTTCGAGAACGTTCCTGAAGGCAACGTTCAAATCGTTAACAATCCCGGTATGAGTGGACGAGAGGCCGACGGTAATACCGAGATAACACAAGTCGCAGGTGGCAGGTTTGAAAATCCTCTATATAGATCCAAGAGAAGCAAGGAAGAGCATAAGATTCTTGACATCGATGCACCTCTCAGTCTCACCATTCTTAAAGGCAAGATTGATGATCGACTGCAAGACGAAGAGATGGACACTGAGGAATGA
- the AstA gene encoding allatostatin A yields the protein MKSRTSPIIMRIFMFYLLSVIGQSTAVIEEAPSSSLHIPRLNPLLNNLEYEEPAEKRAYAYVSEYKRLPVYNFGIGKRWIDNNEDKRTRQFSFGIGKRLRDYRFGIGKRNNGYNLLDLDYFSADNMDGYHSREDNSDDFMENKRGNHPFGFGIGKRVWKLLPGESATSGRRPNDSADSKYLLGLGKELDGDLAQ from the exons ATGAAGTCTAGAACGAGTCCGATCATTATGAGAATCTTTATGTTCTACTTGTTGAGCGTCATCGGACAATCAACGGCAGTAATAGAAGAGGCTCCGTCTTCATCTTTACACATTCCGCGATTGAACCCGTTATTGAACAACTTGGAATATGAAGAACCCGCTGAAAAAAGGGCGTACGCTTACGTTTCCGAATACAAAAGGCTACCTGTGTATAACTTTGGCATCGGGAAAAGATGGATTGACAATAATGAAGATAAA AGAACGCGGCAATTCTCATTCGGCATCGGCAAGCGTCTCAGAGATTACAGGTTTGGTATAGGAAAACGCAATAACGGCTACAATCTTCTGGATTTGGATTATTTTTCGGCCGACAATATGGACGGCTATCATTCTCGTGAGGACAATTCGGACGATTTTATGGAGAACAAGCGCGGTAATCACCCCTTCGGCTTCGGTATCGGAAAACGAGTCTGGAAGCTACTGCCGGGAGAATCGGCCACATCTGGAAGAAGACCAAATGACTCCGCTGATTCGAAATACTTACTCGGTTTGGGCAAAGAATTGGACGGGGATCTGGCGCAGTAG
- the CrebA gene encoding cyclic AMP response element-binding protein A isoform X2 codes for MEIPNFKEIGEGVANVSGQDVLMSTKEEEWGNVLCTRDTVVLRDRLMTDAALGGPRPIKAEHSYSLLTASPPPSPATPGANPYTPNSGSSSESVGSTTTNTNSTIDFVNLDHKSLDMEEECFPAISINSTSSHIESTSSPLASSTTLTVVLKRDNVVSQEDNECPEIKGEPISAPASPCAPCQSSCDMVDDKSTITILSPHTINHAKTQISHISDSEQEDESYYQSMDIEDMDVEEEYSVVCNGKEVLLSEVKQGLPPTPPSSVNSDTESIASASCSPKRRDSSTQNLRGLLAPRLYVTNPGGTHTTRQPINTPLISNQPKGSTGTLELTEEEKRTLVAEGYPVPTKLPLSKQEEKYLKKIRRKIKNKISAQESRRKKKEYLDNLENKVKKLTNENDSYKNKVSSLEYKNRELLNEVRNLQILLGQKQL; via the exons ATGGAGATACCAAATTTCAAAGAGATCGGAGAGGGAGTAGCTAAT GTAAGCGGCCAAGATGTCCTTATGAGCACCAAGGAAGAGGAGTGGGGGAACGTATTATGTACGAGGGACACCGTAGTTCTCAGGGATCGCTTAATGACCGATGCTGCCTTAGGTGGACCACGACCGATAAAAGCCGAACACAGCTACAGTTTACTGACTGCCAGCCCTCCACCGAGCCCAGCAACGCCAGGAGCTAATCCTTATACGCCCAATTCAGGTTCCTCTTCGGAAAGTGTTGGTTCAACTACGACAAATACAAATTCCACCATAGATTTTGTTAACCTCGATCATAAGTCTCTCG ATATGGAAGAAGAATGTTTTCCGGCTATTTCGATAAACAGCACTTCTAGCCATATTGAATCGACATCGTCGCCATTAGCATCGTCCACCACCTTGACCGTTGTTCTTAAAAGGGATAACGTAGTATCTCAAGAAGATAACGAATGTCCTGAAATCAAGGGCGAACCTATTAGCGCACCGGCCAGCCCCTGCGCACCTTGTCAGTCGAGTTGCGATATGGTTGACGATAAAAGTACGATAACAATACTGTCCCCGCATACCATTAACCATGCCAAAACCCAGATTTCGCACATAAGCGATAGTGAGCAGGAGGACGAGAGTTATTATCAG AGCATGGATATAGAGGATATGGATGTAGAAGAGGAATACAGTGTGGTTTGCAATGGAAAAGAGGTGTTGTTGAGTGAAGTGAAACAGGGGTTGCCGCCAACACCCCCTAGCAGCGTAAACTCCGACACCGAGAGTATCGCTTCCGCTTCCTGCTCGCCGAAACGCCGAGATTCTTCCACGCAGAATCTCAGGGGATTGCTGGCGCCGCGACTCTACGTCACCAACCCTGGTGGCACTCACACCACTCGGCAACCCATTAATACGCCCTTGATTTCCAACCAGCCG AAGGGATCGACGGGAACGTTGGAACTAacggaagaagaaaagagaactTTGGTAGCCGAAGGGTATCCCGTACCTACAAAGCTACCTCTGTCGAAACaagaggaaaaatatttaaagaaaatacgcaggaaaataaagaataag ATATCGGCACAGGAAtcaaggaggaaaaaaaaggaatatttgGATAATTTGGAGAACAAAGTAAAGAAATTGACAAATGAAAATGACTCGTACAAGAATAAAGTGAGCTCTCTGGAGTACAAAAATCGCGAGTTACTAAACGAAGTGCGAAATCTCCAGATTTTGCTTGGACAAAAACAGTTATAA